One Nicotiana sylvestris chromosome 12, ASM39365v2, whole genome shotgun sequence genomic window carries:
- the LOC138883915 gene encoding uncharacterized protein, giving the protein MTPNELNYSPIKKLCLALVFSIQKLKYYFQAHVVRLVPKANPIKFMMSKPVRNDRLARWYLQFQQFEILYIPQKAVKGQALADFFTDHTIPDDWELTDELPDEDAMVIEVQPPWNIYFDGASQHG; this is encoded by the coding sequence ATGACACCAAACGAGCTAAATTATTCGCCAATTAaaaagttgtgtttggcgctagtcttctcaattcaaaagttgaagtactactttcaagctcatgttgtccgTCTTGTTCCTAAGGCAAATCCTATCAAGTTCATGATGTCAAAACCTGTTCGTAATGatcgactagcgagatggtacctccaatttcaacaattcgagattttgtacatccctcagaaggctgtaaaaggacaagcattggcagacttcttCACAGATCATACGATACCTGATGACTGGGAGCTAACTGACGAACTACCTGATGAAGATGCAATGGTcattgaagttcaacctccatggaaTATATACTTTGATGGTGCTTCACAACATGGATGA